GTAGGTTTCCACTAGCAGGCCAAAATCATCCGCGATGCTGGGCTCTTCGATGCGCGTTGTGACTGTTTTATATTGCTCGGTGATTTCTACACGCTTGAGTGCGTTCCACTGCTGCCATTGGCGTGGAATGATGGAAAATTTCCACACGGCATCGCCGTTTTCATTGGTGTAATAGCCCACAATGAAAGCGATCCCGTCGATTTGTGCCAGTGCTTGCTGTACGGGCTTTGGCGCAAGTTTGTGCGCCATGGTGAGGGCGGCAATAAATATCAGGGTATAGATAAGTTGTTTCATGCATCATCCTAAGGGCGATCATCCATGCGATTTGTACATGGCGATTGAGTCGAGGCTGCGCGTTAGCGGCTCAAAACTGAAAGCGATGTTTAGCGGCTTGGTTCGTCGTGCTGCGTTGTATTTTTAGCGGCTGCTTTTCGAAAAAAGAAAGTATGAATTCCTGCTGCCAGTAATAGGCAACCGAAAATGACCCCAGCCATTTTCCCTGTGCTGTAAGCGCCGCTGGTCATCTCATGCAAATGGGTGAAAAAATTCATTAAGATCAATGCACCCCAAATCATCGCAATCGCGCCTAATACTTTGTTTTTCATCTTATCCATCCTTGAAAATCATTGATTCAAAGTGCTGTTAGAAAGTCACTTCGATGAAATTTAAACCCTGATTCATTTGAATCGCTCGCAGATATTTTGCATGGCCTAAGCGATGAAAAGTGCATGGCGTGGCTAAAAATTTGAGTTGCGCGCGCGCGATCACGGCGTGGTGTATTGGCCGCGCAGCGCTTCAAAAATCTTGCGCGCAGAGTGCTCAATTGCAGCGCAACCGGTTGCTGAAATTTAGTGGAGATGGAAATGGCAGCGATAGATTGACCGTACGCAGTTCAATATTCAGCGCTTGATCACAAAAAAGCGTTGGTATTGAGTGCTCGTGTATTATAAGTCATTATTTTTTAATGCGTTATGTTAGCATGCGTCCAATTTTGATGATCCGTAATTACGGTGATTTCGTTGCAGAGAAATCATAAGGACTGTTTGCAATGCAGAAAATCAGGCTGTTTTTGTTCGCTTGCGTCATGGCGCTGCCCAGTTTGGGCTATGCCAGCGAACTGATCTATTTAGATACAGATTTAAATCCCACGGACAAAGCCAAAGCGACCTATCAGCGTCAGGCCTATGTGCCAAATGCTGACGGGCTTTTTGACATGAAGATCTATTTCATTGGCAAAGAGCAGCTTTATTTTCAAGGCCAAGGACGCTTTGCTGACGATAAGAAAACCGTGCTCAAGCAAAACAGCGGTACGTTCTTTTATCCTAATGGCAAAGTCCAAATTAAGACCAGTTATAACGAGAAAGGCGAGACCCATGGTCAAGCGCTTTATTATCTCGATGATGGCTCGCTTCGATTGGATCATCAGTTTGCAAATGGTCAGCGTATCTCAACACAGGTCTATGATGATGGCGAGAAGGCGGGTTTGACCACCTATGAATATGATGCCAAACGCCCAGACTATCTAAAGTATAAAACTTACCAGCAGGGCGATTTGCGCTGCGTACACCAGCAAGTGAACGGTGAATTTGATGGTTTGCAGCAGCACTATCGACAAGGCGTATTGGAAGATGAAACCCACTACCTCAACGGTAAAAAGCAGGGTGAGTATCGCCGCTATGTCGATGGCAATCTCTACATCATCACGCCTTATGTCATGGATAAGCGCCATGGCAAGCAAACCACCTTTTTTGCCGATGGCAAAATTCAACGCATTCGCTATTACAACCACGGCAAAGATGCCAAAGAGTCCATTGAATATAACGAAGCGGGCAATGTAGTTGCGCGTTATAAATTTGATGAAAAAGGCGAGAAATATGAAGCCTATGAATACAACGACAAGGGGCTGTTGACCTATAGCAAGGTGCGTAATGCGCAAGGTGTGTCTGTGAGCACGCGCTATCGCCGCTCTGGCCGTCTGTCATCCATGACCACTCAGCCAGCGGACAAGAGCCAGTGGACTGAGAAACGTGAATTTGGCACTGGTGGCTATTTAAGCTATTACTCGCGCAAACAAGAATCCACAGGTCATTACTATCAGTGGCGTTATGCGAATAATGGTTTGCTTGAGGCGTTCTCTGAAAAGCGTCCTGACGGCTATGTGAAAGTGCAGAACTGGCACGATAACGGCCAACTCTCCTTAGAAAGTATTACGCCATCGGAAAAAGCCGCTTGGGCTGTACAGAAGCGATATAACGAAAAGGGTGAGTTAACCAGTGAAGAGCGCGAGCAGCCACTGCTGAAACACACGATTGAGGTTCGTTATCGTGATGGCGTGATCCAAGCGCGTCGTGAACGACTCAATGGTAAAGCGCATGGTCTGCAAGTTGAGCGAAGCTATGGCGGCGTGATTGTGTCAGAGAACTTTCTTCACGGTGTGAAAAACGGCAAGTATGAAATGCGCGACTCAAAGACGGGTCAGCTGCTGACGAAAGGCCAATATCATCAAGGTGCTCGCACTGGTCGTTGGGAACAATGGGGTTATAGCGGTATGCCGATTCCAGAATATTTTCTTGGTGAGCGCCGCCGTTTCGGTCATATCCCTTCACAAGAGCAAGATGAATACCATCTGGTTTCCCATTACCGCAACGATAAATTGCACGGGACCTATCAGTTCTTTAAGGGCAAAGATCAGCGCTTGATCTCAGGTAAATTCAAAAACGGTTTGCCAGTAGGCCATTGGGAGATGCGTGACAATGACAGTGGAACGCTGCTCTATTCTGCAACGGTTGGTCAAACCCCGCATGGTCAATGGACAGAAACCGATTTTGACCACGAATACACGCTTTCCGGGCGTTATCACAAAGGCAAGGCAGAAGGTGCATGGAAATTTAGCCGTGTAAATGGCTTGGTTTGGCTTGAAGGGACCTTCCGTCATGGTCAGCCACATGGCACTTGGTATGTCTTTGATAAGGAAGGCCGTGTGAACTGTAAGCTGAACTATCAAAAGGGGATGCCGAAAGGTGATTGGATCGCCTTTGATTACAAGGGCAAAGAAACTTGGCGTCATCACTTTAAAGCCGGAGAGATGCGTGTCGAGATGAGTCATGCCGACAGCGCGCGCGATAACTATTGGCGCGACAATAACTCCCATGGCGTGCCATCGGAATGCTACATGAACATTTCAGCGCTTTTGCAAACAGCGCATTAAGTCATTCCCGCGCTTGATTTGAGCGCGGTTGAAATACGCATTTGGTTAAAGGATTGAACATGACACCAATGATCATGACACCGATGATGTCGAAAGTATTCAAATTCAGCGCAGCAGCTTTAACGTTTCTGTTGGCTGGCTGTGCGCAAAATCAGTTGGTTTACCAACCAAACGCTACGGTAAAACCGAGCAACAATTATTACCTGCAAATTGCGCTTGAATATGATGTGCAGGTGAAAGATGAACGAGCTTCGCTTGAAGGTGAGTTGATTTTAGAGAGTCAGATGCGCCTGACCGCGCATCCTGAAGATGACGCATTTACGCTACAACTCATCAATCCTGATACGGATACCCATCAATTTGGTCGCGATCGTGAACCGCTTCGTACGCTGCTCTCTGAGCCTTTACGACTCAGTATGGATGGCAAGTTGAGCCTTGAAGGTGAGCAAGTGGCTTTGTATCAAGCGCTGGAGCAATATCCATCTGAGCAAGCGATTCTTGAAGGCGCTGACTACAGTCGTTTGACCAATCTGTTGCCGCTGCTACCCCCTGCACTTGAAAAAGTGAAAGGCGCAGCCGTCGAGGTGGTGCTTAACCAGAACATGCGCGTGAAATATGAGGTGCTGTGGGTCACTGAAACGCGCGTGCGAGTTGCCTTTGCAAGCCAAACCAAAGGGGATGAGTTGCTCCAAGGTTGGGCCGATTACGATCCGAAAACGGGTTTGTTACAGCAGATGCGTGGCGTGAGCCGTATTGATGTGAGCACAGAAAAATACCAAGGCGCAGTACAAGCGATTGTGGCTATTTATGGCACACCTTGGCTGCCGCAAGGCTCTGGAAATTTTGGTGATCAATATAGTTATGAGCGTTACGGGGAGGAACGCGCGCAATATCTTGCTGAGCTGTTAGGTGAGTTATTACCAGAGCGTTCTGAAACGCAATTTGAAACTGAATTTACAGCAGAACAGCAGGTTATTTTGCGTCCGCAACGTCGCATGAATAGCGCTGCATATATGCCCGTCATTGATTATCAACTGCTGGATAAAAAGCAGCAGCCGCAGGACGCTTGGTTGCGTTTGGATGCTTTTCGCCGCGCGGAATTTGAGCTTGCACTTGGCAACCAAGGTGAGCAGCCAGAGCCGGTATTTGTCAAAGTCTATAGCCCAAGTTACCAGACCCAGCACGTGGAAATACCAGTGGTGGGTGACACTGTGACTTATGAGCATCCACTCTTTTATATTAAAGGGGAAA
The nucleotide sequence above comes from Vibrio stylophorae. Encoded proteins:
- a CDS encoding toxin-antitoxin system YwqK family antitoxin — protein: MQKIRLFLFACVMALPSLGYASELIYLDTDLNPTDKAKATYQRQAYVPNADGLFDMKIYFIGKEQLYFQGQGRFADDKKTVLKQNSGTFFYPNGKVQIKTSYNEKGETHGQALYYLDDGSLRLDHQFANGQRISTQVYDDGEKAGLTTYEYDAKRPDYLKYKTYQQGDLRCVHQQVNGEFDGLQQHYRQGVLEDETHYLNGKKQGEYRRYVDGNLYIITPYVMDKRHGKQTTFFADGKIQRIRYYNHGKDAKESIEYNEAGNVVARYKFDEKGEKYEAYEYNDKGLLTYSKVRNAQGVSVSTRYRRSGRLSSMTTQPADKSQWTEKREFGTGGYLSYYSRKQESTGHYYQWRYANNGLLEAFSEKRPDGYVKVQNWHDNGQLSLESITPSEKAAWAVQKRYNEKGELTSEEREQPLLKHTIEVRYRDGVIQARRERLNGKAHGLQVERSYGGVIVSENFLHGVKNGKYEMRDSKTGQLLTKGQYHQGARTGRWEQWGYSGMPIPEYFLGERRRFGHIPSQEQDEYHLVSHYRNDKLHGTYQFFKGKDQRLISGKFKNGLPVGHWEMRDNDSGTLLYSATVGQTPHGQWTETDFDHEYTLSGRYHKGKAEGAWKFSRVNGLVWLEGTFRHGQPHGTWYVFDKEGRVNCKLNYQKGMPKGDWIAFDYKGKETWRHHFKAGEMRVEMSHADSARDNYWRDNNSHGVPSECYMNISALLQTAH